In Turicibacter sanguinis, a genomic segment contains:
- a CDS encoding RNA polymerase sigma factor yields the protein MAPHQDEEVYKQLVEFITTNQAQFYRFAYRYIPNEQAALDVVSNAVYKALTKYQNLREMNHLKTWFYRILINESMTYLRKNKRMLAIEEIDFVMGYQHQYDIDELNLYQNVNALPDKLRVIIILRFYEEMSLEEIATITKLNLSTVKSRLYKALKLLKLELKESDFYE from the coding sequence GTGGCACCACATCAAGATGAGGAAGTATACAAACAACTAGTTGAATTTATAACGACCAATCAAGCTCAATTTTATCGGTTTGCTTATCGTTATATTCCAAATGAACAAGCGGCGCTCGATGTTGTATCAAACGCCGTATATAAAGCTTTAACTAAATATCAAAATTTACGCGAGATGAACCATTTGAAAACATGGTTTTATCGTATTCTCATAAATGAAAGCATGACCTATCTTCGTAAAAATAAAAGAATGCTCGCCATTGAGGAAATTGATTTTGTCATGGGATATCAACATCAATATGACATAGATGAATTAAATCTGTATCAAAACGTCAATGCATTACCAGATAAATTAAGGGTCATTATCATTCTTCGTTTTTATGAGGAAATGTCTTTAGAAGAAATCGCAACGATTACTAAACTGAATCTCAGTACAGTAAAATCGAGGTTATACAAAGCCTTAAAACTATTAAAACTTGAACTCAAGGAGAGTGATTTTTATGAATAG